AATTTAATTTAGCTGCCAAAGATTCAGGTAAAAACATTTTATAAGTCACTTGGTTTTCTTACGTCACAAGACTTTTATCCAGCCTGAGTTTGCTGGACACTCGATACTGCGTTTTCTTTAAGCCATTCATCTATCAAATTGTTTGCCACTTCAGACATTTCCAACCCTTTAGCAGCGCAAGCTGCCTTAAAAGCCCTCTTTTTTTCAGGGGACATATATACCCGTACAGCTTCTTGACCTTTAGCCATGCCAACACAAACGAACCTTTTCCTAACTGTGCCACAATCAGGAGCTAAAAGCTTCATCGCTATTAAGGCATTAAAGTACTTGCGCTTTAGTACCTTAATACCTTAACATAAAAATTAGTAAGACAGGCAACCGACAAGCGCCGTTATCTAATTTCTGTCCACCGAGTAAGGAAATACTTATAAATCAACCCTTTTAGGGTTTGGGCAAGACAAAACAGTGGTAACTACCAAATGATTGTCCTACCCCTGTCAGTACCTAACGCTGACCGTCAATCACTATTTGTCCATTAACCGATAGATGCTCTATGAAAGCGTCAAACTCCGCACGGGGACTTGATTTAGATGACCCTGGTCTGTTTTGTTCAAGTTATGTTACAAAATCTGAACTCGCAAGAATTCTTAATGTTGCTCGTTCAACTTTGGTCAGTTGGGACGGCATAGCTCTTTACCGCATAGATGGCTATCGGCAAGCCTACCCAGTAAAAACTGATGGCAGTACGGATCGTTCTTGCCCATTATCCCCGTACCAAAGCTGGGTTCTGTCCCGCATTGGACGAGTGATGGCTAATCTGCGTTCTGTCGAACGGGTAAAGAACTACATCAAAAAGTATCCCCAGGAATTCAGTCAAGCCAAGTTTCAAGCACAGTTCGCCCAAGTAATTCAAAGAGGTACAGCTGCATGAGTCCTAATTCCACTAAAACCAATAAGCCAGAGATGATTTCTATTAAAGAATCTGCCGAACGTTTGGGAGTTGCTGAGGAAATTATCAGATTCAGTCTTCAAGAAGCTTACCCCGATGATTTTGATAGCCTCAAGGAAATAACTTTGGCAGAATTTGAAACCCTAGCCAACACATTCAAGCAGAAGGCTCTTGAACAAAACAGGGGGGAAGTAACCGCGATCGCTCCTTCTGGCGAGAGTCCTTTACCAATAGAACAACAGCAACAGATTATTGATGGTACTCTCAATGCCCTTCAGGAATTTGCTGGTAATTACGTGCTGACCATTGAGAAAATCGCTTCGACTCTGGCTTATTTAAGTGGTCAAGCAGTTGTAGACAACTTTGTAGAAATTCATTCCAACACTGTCAGAGAGGGCTTAGAAAGCTATTTAGATCAGTTTGCAACCGAGTTTGTGACTGCTGCTCATTCCATCAAAGGGGTGAACGCCAAAGATTTTTTGTCCCAACGGGGAATAACCCAGAAACAGCGCACTGCTCAAAAGTCATTGCAAGAGATTCTGAACCTAGCAGCAAACCCCTAGATATTGCTTCAAGGATGGCATTATCCGATGCCAGATTTCTATTCCTTTTGTACAAAGTTTCACAATCAAGAAAAATGCACTTACTAACTGAAGTTTGTTTTTATTCTGGTGTGGCTACCCTCTCCCTAATTGGTGGTGTAGCAGCAGTTATATCGCCTTTGGGAGTCGGGTTATTTACTGTGGGCTTAGTAATGTATGTCAACCAAAACAAACAATAATAGGGACAAATTAGAGGCTGATTATCAGTGGCTTGCTTTTAAAATCCGCCCAGTTGTTCTAATAGCTTGCATTACAATTCCTAGTTTCTTTGGAGCTTATATCTATGCAGCAAGTTTTGACTGTCGAGCAAATTTTAGCAATGCTCAAAGGGAAAGAAGAGAGTTTGAGGATGTTGAGGGCAACTAAGTGAGTATATGAAACTGGAGTCCTCAGAACGATTCACTCTCTTCTAATGACCTCCGCCGGGCGTGATGCAATTCAGGCACTCTTCGAGATTCACGAAGCCATCCTAAATATCGAGTTATATTCCCAAGCTGAGGGAGAAACTTATGCAACAAACAACAGCAAGAGTGCGTAATCAAAAGTATTCTTGTGGAGTCTTTTAGAGGCAGCAATGAATAATTTAAGCAGAGTCTATGACTCAACTCTACTAACCAATTCCAAAGTTTACCAAATCGACCGAACGCTATACCAGTACCTCTTTAAAACAGGCACAATCCAGCATCCAAAGTACCATTTTCGCCCTCTGGCTGGACAACGGAAGAAGGCTGATTTACTGCTCAATCACAAGGCTTTGACTACTCGTTGTTACGAAGTCACAGGCATGAGTACGAATGCTTCGGTCATCAGCCAAGAATCTTTACAGTTATCAATTTTTTGAGGTGAATTATGAACACTCAACCACTGCCAGAATTAATCGCACAAGCCCAGCAATTAGTAAACCAAATTCGGCAGCATCCACAATATCAAAAGTTGAACTTTGATTGTGATGTAACCATCGGTGATGTCAGGCAATTTTTCAATAATCTGCAATGGTCAGCCACAGCTTCTACTGTGGACGTTTCAAGAGAAGGATTTTTTCAGTGATGGGGAGAGCGTAAGCACCGCCGACCAAAGCAAGGCTTACGCCCATCGGATGCATCAAGTACATCAGACACATTTTGGATCTTAGCAGCATGACACTCGATTACAAAAATCCCAACGACTGGGGCAAATCACCTCTGACTGACTCCGCCCTAAGAAAGCAGCAGTTCAAAGCGGAAAATCCTGAACAGTGGGCAGCAAGGATTGAGGCAGATATTGAGGCACTTGACACGCCAATCTTTGAGAGTGAAGATTACCCACCTTTCACCGGAACTGAATTCTTAGCAACTCATAAAACCATTGATGACCATCCATACTCTGCTGCATTTGGTCAATTCTTAGGTAATGGGATTGACGCGGACATTGCAAATATTTTGGCGTTTGGTGAGAAAAGATTTGATTTAATTTCTGATGATTTTGACGACCCAGTAAGGCAACTGGCAACTAGAATTTATAGCCGATTTGAAGACATGGGTTACTGGGATGAAGCGCCAGACTCTGACGATGATATCAACTACGACTTAATACCTTATTAGGAGAATGACGCAATGGACTTTGCAATACGTAATCCGGTAGTTGGTCATGCAAGCCACATTGACGAGAAAGCGCAATCCTGGGGAGGGTTTGAGTCTGATATTCTGGGCTATCTCTCCGATATAAATAAGCTCGAACAGTTTGCGGATTACGCCAATAATGCCCAAGAATTATCTGACAGACTAGAACCATTTTTGGACAACGCCAAGGTCGTCTTTGAGGCGATGGAGAAGCTGACCAAAGGACAAGTTACCTGGGTCGAACTTCGTAAACAATACGGCTCTCATGTTGCGGGTGCTATTGCCAAAATTCGCAAACTCAATTCGGAATTTGATTCAGAGATGAGTAAGATAGATGCCCAAGATAGAGCCGACTTGTTGCGAATTGACCAAAAACGTAAGCACGGACTAGCCGAAGTTGCTACACAATTACACCACGACTTACAAGCTGAACTTTGGCGGCATGAAAATAAAATCAGCAGCATAGAAAACAGACAAGTTGTGCAAGCTGAAAGGCAAGCAATTACTACGGGATTAAGAGAGAAACGACAACAACTTTTAGCCCGTGCAAGGTTTGGTTCACGGGCTTTGGAACCAAACCAAACACCCCAGGAAGTGATACCAGTTACTAGCCAAAATCATCCACCAGCATCAAGTGTTTCTGCAACCGGAACAGTTCGCAGTTGGGGTGCAATGTTGGGTAATTTGTGGCAGAAGTTAGGCGATAGATAACTATTAGTTGAAAGGATTTGGCTGATGCTAGTAAGGAAACGAAATGAAGATCCTCATAGCGTCAGCCCTTTTTCAATGGAAGGGCTGGCACAAACACCACAACAACATCAGCATCAACAACCCGAACAGCCACAACCATTACCAGAAAATAACCGGGGTAGAACATTTAGACGTGCTGGTAATGCTTGTGAGATTGTCGCTGGTAGTTGTCTAAACAGTGCAGTTATTTTCACTTTTCACCTGTTACAAGTACAAAGCGTTGGAATGTTTCTTGCTGTGGGTACTGCACACCTGTATTTTACTGCTACTGCAACAGGTGAAGGCAATAACCGTTTCGTTACTAATTTAATGACTGGTTGCAGTGCATCACTGGCGTTATTGTGTGCGCTTTCCGAACCGATTAGTGAATGGAATGAAGCGAGAACTTCTACTATTACTGCTAATACTTCAATTGAAAAGATGTATCAGCCCAAAACTGCGGATTATTCCAGTTGGGGTAGTGGTGCAGGAGTGGCGATAGTTATAGCGATATTAATGATTTTTCTATTTGGTGGTAAAAGAGGTAAATGAACTATCTATCTGAGAAACATAAAACTTTATCAGAGTCGCAACAATCGGGTTTAATGAAGTGGTTCGGACAGTTGCCGATGGATAAAAAAGCTGTTGCAATTGGGCTAAGTTTAACTGTGGGTATTAGTTCGGCAGCGATGGCGTGGAAAGGAGAGTCAAGCGATCGCATTTATTTCTGCGTTCGGACTCCTCAGAAAAAATTGGTATGCCAGGATCAGAATAACAGACCATTCCGCATGACCCCCATTACTGGGAGCAATGGAAACAAGAAGGAATGCCCCTCAAGTAGTGCGTGACCCAGCAACCGGAGTTAACGGCTTAGTCAAAGCAACCAACCCATACAAGCCGTTTTGGGCGTTTGGTGGATTCCTGGGGTTTGCGCTTGCGGGGTGGATGCTGCGCCATTGCCAAGATGAAGAGAACAGAGAGCAGTTTTTGAAGACATTGCTCAAAACGAGATGCTGCAAAAGCAGAGATGGCCGCTCGTTCCGAGTTGTTAGACAGCTACCGGGATGTTGCTATTAGAGAAGTGGAGTTGCAGGCTGACTTAGATTTGATAGCCAATGACCGCACTGTTGATATCCAAAAAGCTGAGATTTACGCCAACACTGAAATTGAAGTTACCCAAATGGAGGCATCGGACGCAATCTTTGAAGCGCAAACGGCGGGGATGAGTGAAGAACAGAAGGCGGAGTACATTAAGCATCTGCGCGACACGAAAACGCCCTATCTACAAGGGAGTCAGACTCTACAGGGGACGATTGACCCCAACGATAAAGTTACTGGCAGTGAACAACAGGCGAATCGCTTCACAGGAGAATAAAACGGCGTGGGTTCAAAACCTCATCAAACAAACTGCCCTTATTTGGGGCAACCAGGGCGGCGGTAAGTCGTGGTTAGCCCGTTACGTCGCATTAAAGAAGAAAGAGGCAGGCTACAAGGTGATTGTGCTTGACCCTGACAGCAACCGCGCCGAATGGAAAGGGCTAGAAAGCTATCACTCATGGTCAGATATTGAAGCACAGATCCGCGCTTATGTTGAGGAAATAGAAAGCCGACTTTTTACCTTCAATAACTCCAACTTGAGTGAAGACCAATGGCGACAAAAGCTATGGGCTGATGGTAAAGCAACCGCTCTGATTTGTGAAGAAGTCACTACCTACAGCGATTTTATTAAGGATGAAGAATTACTTTCAAAGTTCGGCAAGCTGGCGTTAACCAAATCCAGAAAACAGGAGATGCCTATTACTGTGGTAGCTCACAACAACACCCAGACGTGTTTATTTGGCATCAAGGGATTACATAATCTTGTTTCTAAAATGCTCCAAGTTGAATGTTTAGCAGAAGTAGATCCTGTCACACTACAGCCCAAATCTACGGGTAAAGCCAAGGTAAAACTGGACAGTTCTAACGAATGGATTGATGTTAATCTGCCGATTATGACTACTAAAATAACTGACTTTGGGACAAACAATCGCCCAGTTACACCACAAGAGCGAGAATCCCTAGAGGAACTCTACCGCCGCTTAGAATTCCCTGAACCATCTGAACCACAAACTGAACCACTGAACCAACCACAGTCCAACGATTCTGAGGAAAATGAACAACGGTTCTACACTCCCCTGAAATTAACCCGTGACCAGTGCCTTATGCTGATCAAGCAGTTGCGAACTGAACTGAACCAGACAGAGATCATCGAGAAGCTCTGGCAGTGTAAGAAGGGCGGTTCAGCCGCTTGGAAAGAAGCTTACGCACAGTTCAAGGAGGTTACAGATGGGCAGATATAAAAACTTGACTATGAGTAATAAAATTCTTAACCAATTAACAGAAAATTCACTTCCTTAAAACTACACCGACATTGCAGGTTTTGGAGCTAGAAGGAACCAATCAACAACTCATAATAATTACTCAACCCTGAGATGAAACAGAGATGACATTTGTCATATTTGAGTGGTGACATTTCTCAGATGATTTCTCTAGTTTTTACTTTTATATTAAAGTTATCAACTCAAACAAGAGCGAACAAAAAAGGACTTTTTTATGACTACAACATCTGATAAATTCGTTGATTTTGGTACCTTTCAAGTTTTCATGGATGCCGCCAATACTTTATCTAAGTTATTCTCTCCTGCTCAAGGCTCAGTCGTCTTATATAATAATACCGACCGAGTGATTAATGTGAGAACTTTCGATGAGAAAGATGCCCTAAGAGTAATAGCTTATGACACATGGAAAATTGGCCCTAAACAAGCTGTAGATGTGACTGCTCGCGGTAAAAGAATCCAAGTTGCTATCGAAGGTATTAGTGGTTTATTTATCTGTGCAAAAAGCCAAGCATACGGATTTGATGGGAAGAACATTCTTCCCAAAAAGAATTAATCAGAGTTCTTAATTATTAACTTGTGAATGATAAAGTTGCCCTTTTCTCATTGTAGAGAAGGGCTTTTACCTTATAAAGATAATGTGGCATTAGTACTAAATAAGTTTTCATAAAAGCGGATCAATATTGGGGTTGAGTTAGATGCACCCCACCTACCTGTGAGAGTAGCTAATTCAAACAATTCTCGTCTTTCGACTCTTTTTCTACATTCTTTTGGTGTGCATTATATCTGGCGTAGATATAGCGAAGCTGTCACCAGGGGCAAGATAGCCTGAAAGCTCTTACTATATACAGGTTTCAGCGATGTTTGAGTAAAATTGACACCAGGGTACAAAACTTAGGTATCCATAGCTACAAAAACCGGAGTATTTATTAACTTTATTTACAGGTTTTATAGCTAGGGCAATGATCATCTTTTGGCGTAAATTGACTGAAACTCTTTGACAGCAAGCTTTGTAGCCAAATCCAGAGACTCCAACCAAACAGTATTATTAATTCTGTATGCTAGGCGAAAAGCAATTATAGGGTGAAAAGTAGCAGTGCATTCATGCAGCAATTCTAGTTCGATGTCAAAAATGCTTAAGCGTAGATATAGCAATAGTTTCCAGCTATCTTGCCCCTCATGACAGCTTCGCTAGATCCACCCCAAATAATGGTAGTAGTTATACATATAAAGAAAGCTTAATCAAGGAAGTAACTATTAGACCACATGATTTTTCAACGAATCACTCTGAGTGGAAAGTAAATTTTACTTTTTCTGGCTTATCATCTTCTAATGCAACTAAAATTAAAGTTCAGGCGTTAGACTGCTGGAATCAAATCGCAGAAGATACTAAAACAATTTAATTTAGGTTCCGTGCTGAGATAATTTTCTGTTCAACTACTTCTAAACTCTATTTTCACTCTAATTCCACGGCTCCTAAAAACTTGAGAGTTTCCCGTTGAATCGCTGTTAAACCTGTAACACCAGTGATATTCATACGTTCATAGAGGCGATCGCATCTGAGCGTTCTGATACACTGACCTGTAGCTACATCCCAAAGCTTAGTTGTGCCATCGTGGCTACCACTAGCTAAAATGCCAGCATCTTGGCTAAAACATACGTCCCATATTCCATTAGTGTGACCTTGCAAAACTGTGAGACATTGCCCAGAAGAGACATCCCATAAGCGAATTTCCTGGTCAAACCCGGCACTAGCTAAGATACTACCATCTAGACTAAAGCTCACAGAGTAAACTTCTCTACTGTGACCGTGGAAAGTTCTTAAAACTACTCCAGAATCAACATCCCATAATTTTACTGTTTGGTCTAAACTAGCACTAGCAATGATGCTGCCATCTGGACTAAAGTCAATTGATGAAATTCCATTAAAATGATCTTGGAAACTCCTTAAGGCCACTCCAGAATCCACGTCCCACAATATAATCGTTTGATCGAAACCACCACTAGCTAATTTACTACCATCCGGGCTAAAGCTGATTGAATAGATAGGGCCACTGTGTCCAGAAAAAGTTTTCAAAACAGCATCAGAACTGACATCCCATATTTTGACTGTTTGGTCATAACTGCCACTAGCGATAATGTTTCCATCTGGACTAAAAGTTACTGAGGTTACTATACCAATATGAGCTTCTAAGGTTTTTAAAGCTATGCCAGAATCTATATCCCACAATATTACTGTTTGATCAAAACTGCCACTAGCTAATTTGCTACCATCCGGACTGAAGTTGATTGAGACTACCACATCACTGTGTCCGTGCAAAATTTTAGAAGTTACATTTTTGTCTACATCCCATAATTTGATTGTGTGGTCGTAACTGGCACTAGCTATGATGTTATTGTTCGGGCTGAATCTTACTGAAAATATTCCACTGCTGTAAGAATACAAAGTTCTTAAAACTATACCTTTGCTTACATCCCACAACCTTACTTTTTGGTCGTAACTACTACTAGCCAACATACTACCATCTGGACTAAAGCTGAGTGATAATATTCCACTATTGCGGCTATGCAAAGTTCTACAAGCGACACCAGAGTCTACACTCCACAATTTTATTGTCTCATCGGAACTACCACTGGCTATGATGTTACCATCTGGACTGAAGCTGATTGACCATACTGCACTGCTGTGATCATGCAAAGTTTTAATAGCAACATCAGAATG
This sequence is a window from Nostoc sphaeroides. Protein-coding genes within it:
- a CDS encoding plasmid partition protein ParG — translated: MKLLAPDCGTVRKRFVCVGMAKGQEAVRVYMSPEKKRAFKAACAAKGLEMSEVANNLIDEWLKENAVSSVQQTQAG